One Scomber scombrus chromosome 4, fScoSco1.1, whole genome shotgun sequence genomic region harbors:
- the ch25hl3 gene encoding cholesterol 25-hydroxylase-like protein, whose product MKVMMNVTSTMHGEPCEPVLQQLWQSVKAGQEEILLSPYLLASWGFLTHVLLCAPFLVLDALGSVCERVQGWRIAAGSGPPPPLRRWYDCFWRLLFKYLTTILPATAVVQMLRSPRLPYLAPSCWQLFVEVFACFLLFDTLFYIWHLMMHRVPWLYRNIHQLHHQHQIPFALAAQDASSPELLSQLVLALGCAWVVGCHPLSEAVFHLLNTWLAVEDHCGYDLPWGLHRLLPCLGGAPYHQAHHSLYSWNYAPYFTHWDRLFGTYYATVMDSRTE is encoded by the exons ATGAAAGTTATGATGAATGTTACATCTACAATGCATGGAGAGCCATGCGAGCCTgtcctgcagcagctgtggCAGTCCGTGAAAGCTGGACAGGAGGAGATCCTTTTATCTCCATACCTGCTTGCGTCCTGGGGCTTTCTGACGCACGTCCTCCTCTGCGCACCTTTCCTGGTGCTGGACGCTCTCGGCAGCGTATGTGAAAGGGTTCAAGGGTGGAGGATAGCTGCAGGTTCGGGGCCACCGCCGCCTCTCCGCCGATGGTACGACTGTTTTTGGAGGCTTCTGTTCAAATACCTGACCACCATCCTCCCCGCAACCGCCGTGGTTCAGATGCTGCGGAGCCCCAGGTTGCCTTACCTGGCGCCGTCTTGTTGGCAGCTGTTTGTGGAAGTTTTCGCATGTTTCCTGCTCTTTGACACGCTCTTCTACATATGGCACCTAATGATGCACAG GGTTCCCTGGCTGTACCGAAACATCCACCAGCTGCACCATCAGCACCAGATCCCCTTCGCCCTGGCAGCCCAAGATGCCAGCTCCCCCGAGCTGCTTTCCCAGCTGGTGCTGGCTCTGGGCTGTGCTTGGGTGGTGGGCTGCCACCCCCTGAGTGAAGCCGTCTTCCACCTTCTCAACACCTGGCTGGCGGTGGAGGACCACTGCGGCTATGATCTTCCCTGGGGTCTGCACAGACTGCTGCCCTGCCTTGGAGGAGCCCCCTACCACCAAGCCCACCATAGCCTGTACAGTTGGAACTACGCACCCTACTTCACCCACTGGGACCGCCTCTTTGGCACATACTATGCAACAGTGATGGATTCACGTACAGAGTGA